One Solanum lycopersicum chromosome 2, SLM_r2.1 genomic region harbors:
- the LOC101257224 gene encoding uncharacterized protein At4g15970: MFTDCNCATAANSVLFLRRIGTVALLFILASLSWFVLYKAGETIGFKIPESLTSHAPRVFFFIPPSDSLPPPSDTQENKLEKVLKDAAMEDKTVILTTLNEAWAAPSSVIDLFLESFRIGNQTRELLNHLVIIALDEKAFSRCLIVHTHCYALVSEGVDFSKEAYFMTHDYLKMMWTRIDFLKGVLEMGYNFVFTDADVMWFRDPFPHFYEDADFQIACDHFLGNPEDVENRPNGGFLFVRSNNRSIEFYKFWYTSRETYPNLHDQDVLNNIKYDSFIIDIDLKMRFLDTTYFGGFCEPSKDLNLVCTMHANCCFGLESKLHDLRVVLQDWKNFLSLPPTLKRSLPPSWRVPQNCSLDSLHLYTPPVENVIQENVEQ; the protein is encoded by the exons ATGTTTACTGATTGTAATTGTGCTACTGCTGCAAATTCGGTTTTATTCCTCCGCCGTATCGGTACGGTGGCCCTATTATTCATTCTCGCTTCACTTTCTTGGTTTGTCCTTTACAAAGCTGGTGAAACTATCGGATTCAAGATCCCGGAATCTCTCACCTCCCATGCACCTCGTGTTTTCTTCTTCATCCCTCCCTCAGATTCCCTTCCTCCTCCATCG GATACTCAGGAGAATAAGCttgaaaaggttttgaaagatGCTGCTATGGAGGATAAAACCGTGATTTTAACGACCTTAAATGAAGCGTGGGCTGCCCCTTCTTCTGTTATTGATCTCTTTCTTGAAAGCTTCAGAATTGGCAATCAGACCCGTGAGCTTTTGAATCATTTAGTAATAATTGCCCTAGATGAGAAGGCATTCTCCCGGTGCTTGATTGTACATACTCATTGCTATGCACTAGTAAGTGAAGGGGTTGATTTTTCAAAGGAAGCTTATTTCATGACTCATGACTACCTAAAGATGATGTGGACACGGATCGACTTCTTAAAGGGTGTTCTTGAAATGGGATACAACTTTGTCTTCACG GATGCTGATGTCATGTGGTTCAGAGATCCATTTCCTCACTTCTACGAGGATGCAGATTTTCAGATAGCTTGTGATCATTTCTTAGGAAACCCTGAAGACGTAGAGAATAGACCTAATGGTGGTTTCTTGTTTGTGAGATCGAATAACAGATCTATTGAGTTCTACAAGTTTTGGTACACCTCAAGAGAAACATATCCGAATTTGCATGATCAAGATGTTCTTAACAATATAAAGTATGATTCATTCATTATTGATATTGATCTCAAAATGAGATTCTTGGATACAACATATTTTGGTGGATTTTGTGAACCAAGCAAAGATTTGAATTTAGTATGTACAATGCATGCTAATTGTTGTTTTGGGCTGGAAAGTAAACTTCATGATCTTAGAGTCGTGCTTCAAGATTGGAAAAACTTCTTGTCTTTGCCACCAACGTTGAAGAGATCATTACCACCATCATGGCGAGTTCCTCAAAACTGCAG TCTTGATTCTCTTCACTTGTATACCCCACCAGTGGAGAATGTAATACAGGAGAATGTAGAACAATAG